The uncultured Hyphomonas sp. genome includes a window with the following:
- the murB gene encoding UDP-N-acetylmuramate dehydrogenase, with the protein MTAFPLPSVRGKIIENAPLAPYTWFRVGGPADALFLPADEDDLQGFLAALDPSVPVTVLGVGSNVIVRDGGIEGVVIRLMGKYWGEVEALDGITLSARAGALDLSVAKAAAANGIRGLEFLSGIPGSIGGATRTNAGCYGRELRDTLVALHGFRRDGTKAAYRGPGKPGAQPEAHFSYRHTDLPDDLIVTRLILEGNDTDAPEKILADIEQLQARRADTQPIKEKTSGSTFANPDPPGTPDQRSAWKLIDAAGCRGLKVGGAQVSPKHCNFLINTGDATAADLEALGELVRRRVLETQGVELRWEVRRIGQLASETA; encoded by the coding sequence ATGACGGCGTTTCCCCTCCCCTCCGTGCGTGGCAAGATCATCGAGAATGCGCCGCTGGCGCCCTACACCTGGTTCCGGGTGGGCGGGCCGGCGGATGCCTTGTTCCTGCCGGCTGACGAGGACGACCTGCAGGGCTTCCTCGCGGCGCTGGACCCTTCCGTGCCGGTGACGGTGCTGGGGGTCGGCTCCAACGTGATCGTGCGCGATGGCGGCATTGAAGGCGTCGTGATCCGCCTGATGGGCAAATACTGGGGCGAGGTCGAGGCGCTGGACGGCATCACGCTGTCAGCCCGCGCGGGCGCGCTGGACCTGTCGGTCGCCAAGGCTGCTGCTGCGAACGGGATACGGGGGCTGGAATTCCTGTCCGGCATTCCGGGCTCTATCGGCGGGGCGACGCGCACCAATGCGGGCTGTTATGGCCGCGAGCTGCGCGACACGCTGGTGGCCCTGCACGGTTTCCGACGGGACGGTACAAAAGCGGCCTATCGCGGGCCGGGCAAGCCGGGCGCCCAGCCGGAAGCGCATTTCTCCTATCGCCACACAGATTTGCCGGATGATCTGATCGTCACCCGGCTCATTCTGGAAGGCAATGATACCGACGCCCCGGAAAAAATCCTCGCTGACATCGAACAGCTGCAGGCACGCCGCGCCGACACCCAGCCGATCAAGGAAAAGACCTCCGGCTCCACCTTCGCCAATCCGGACCCGCCGGGCACGCCGGACCAGCGCTCCGCCTGGAAGCTGATCGACGCGGCAGGCTGCCGGGGCCTGAAAGTGGGCGGCGCGCAGGTCTCTCCCAAACACTGCAATTTCCTGATCAATACCGGCGACGCCACCGCCGCCGATCTTGAAGCGCTGGGCGAACTCGTCCGCCGCCGGGTGCTGG
- a CDS encoding AAA family ATPase, producing MPRLVMMSGLPGSGKSTLSKILAGRAGAKLLCIDVFEQDLRNQHGADFDVGTRGYQQGYRLAARHLGEGRNVIADAVNAVEMARQGWRDVAAATDTDIVEIEILCSDIGEVRTRLQTRDTGIEGLAPVQLSAVSSRVWEPNPNRHAAIDTAGKPVTSCVDALEQLAFGHT from the coding sequence ATGCCCCGGCTGGTCATGATGTCAGGCCTGCCGGGTTCCGGAAAATCAACGCTGAGCAAAATTCTCGCCGGACGGGCTGGCGCGAAGCTTTTGTGCATCGACGTGTTCGAACAGGATTTGCGTAATCAGCATGGTGCTGACTTCGATGTCGGCACACGCGGCTACCAGCAAGGCTATCGTTTGGCTGCCCGGCACCTCGGTGAGGGCCGGAACGTTATCGCGGATGCGGTCAACGCCGTCGAAATGGCCCGTCAGGGCTGGCGCGATGTCGCCGCAGCAACCGATACAGATATCGTCGAGATCGAAATCCTCTGCTCAGACATCGGAGAAGTCCGCACCCGGCTTCAAACCCGCGATACAGGGATTGAAGGGCTTGCTCCAGTCCAACTGAGCGCTGTGTCCTCACGCGTGTGGGAACCCAATCCGAACAGACACGCCGCCATCGATACGGCAGGAAAACCGGTTACATCCTGCGTTGACGCGCTGGAGCAACTCGCCTTCGGTCACACTTGA
- the secA gene encoding preprotein translocase subunit SecA: MFSVARKIFGSANDRKLKPLRARVNRINALEPMMEALSDSALKGKTAEFRKRLADGATLDSLLEEAFAVTREASRRALGMRHFDVQLMGGMILHSGAIAEMRTGEGKTLVATLAAYLNALEGKGVHVVTVNDYLAKRDAEWMGQIYGFLGMTTGIIVHGVTDEERKAAYAADITYGTNNEFGFDYLRDNMKYSLDQMAQRGHHFAIVDEVDSILIDEARTPLIISGPTDDRSDLYIKIDAMIPRLEEDDYELDEKQRSVTYAEAGMEKIEAWLEEEGLMEGSLWEPHNITLVHHANQALRAHKLYARDKDYIVKGGEVMLIDEFTGRMMEGRRLSEGLHQAIEAKERVDIKPENQTLASITFQNYFRLYTKLSGMTGTALTEADEFADIYKLEVIDLPTNKPIQRIDEDDVVYRTAKAKYAEIVKEVRECHAKGQPILLGTASIEKSEVLDNLLTAAKIPHKVLNARHHEQEAMIVANAGVPGAVTVATNMAGRGTDIQLGGNYEMRLEQEKEKKEAELGRDLTEGETSLLASQIKADIEVKKKRALDAGGLYVLGTERHESRRIDNQLRGRTGRQGDPGKSKFYISIEDDLMRIFAAERMDAVMRRLGIKEDEGITHPWMNKAMETSQRKIEQRNFEIRKNVLKYDDVINDQRKAIFEQRMEFMRADDVSDVILEMREHVIDALVTRTMPEKAYAEQWDVQGLREAMRNEFAIDLPIDEWAAEEGVANKELAQRIRDAVDKVYEAITDAVGAEQMHRIEKQILLQVLDMRWREHLQMIDQLRSVIHLRSYGQRDPLNEFKSEAFNLFHNLLEELRATVTRSLMHIRVQQQAPPEQAQQRPAPAQMPQRPAPAQMPVPQPPKAPAHETHLDPDTGINEMDPDDKSQPPGPELQQAEDDWSNTPRNSPCPCGSGKKYKHCHGALSTQRV; the protein is encoded by the coding sequence ATGTTTTCCGTCGCCCGCAAGATTTTCGGTTCCGCTAACGACCGCAAGCTGAAACCCCTGCGCGCCCGCGTCAACCGCATCAATGCCCTCGAACCCATGATGGAAGCGCTTTCCGACAGCGCACTCAAAGGCAAGACCGCAGAATTCCGCAAACGCCTGGCCGATGGCGCGACGCTCGACTCCCTGCTCGAAGAGGCCTTTGCCGTCACCCGCGAGGCCTCCCGCCGCGCGCTGGGCATGCGCCATTTCGATGTCCAGCTGATGGGCGGCATGATCCTGCATTCCGGCGCGATCGCCGAGATGCGCACCGGTGAGGGCAAGACACTGGTCGCCACGCTTGCCGCCTATCTCAATGCCCTTGAGGGCAAGGGCGTGCACGTCGTGACCGTGAACGACTACCTCGCCAAGCGTGACGCCGAATGGATGGGCCAGATCTATGGCTTCCTCGGCATGACGACCGGCATCATCGTGCATGGCGTCACCGATGAGGAGCGCAAGGCCGCCTACGCTGCCGACATTACCTACGGCACGAACAACGAATTCGGCTTCGATTATCTGCGTGACAACATGAAATACTCGCTGGACCAGATGGCCCAGCGCGGACACCACTTCGCCATCGTCGACGAGGTGGACTCCATCCTGATCGACGAAGCGCGCACGCCGCTGATCATTTCCGGCCCGACCGACGACCGATCCGACCTCTATATCAAGATTGACGCGATGATCCCGCGTCTGGAAGAGGACGACTACGAACTCGACGAAAAACAGCGCTCGGTCACCTATGCCGAAGCCGGCATGGAAAAGATCGAGGCCTGGCTGGAAGAAGAAGGCCTGATGGAAGGCTCCCTGTGGGAGCCGCACAACATCACCCTCGTCCATCACGCCAACCAGGCCCTGCGCGCCCACAAGCTCTACGCCCGCGACAAGGACTATATCGTCAAGGGTGGCGAGGTCATGCTGATCGATGAGTTCACCGGCCGGATGATGGAAGGCCGCCGCCTGTCCGAAGGCCTGCACCAGGCCATCGAGGCCAAGGAACGCGTCGACATCAAGCCCGAGAACCAGACGCTCGCCTCAATCACCTTCCAGAACTATTTCCGTCTCTACACCAAGCTGTCCGGCATGACCGGCACGGCCCTGACCGAGGCTGACGAATTCGCCGACATCTACAAGCTGGAAGTCATCGACCTGCCGACGAACAAGCCGATCCAGCGGATCGACGAGGACGATGTTGTCTACCGGACGGCCAAGGCGAAATATGCCGAGATCGTCAAGGAAGTGCGCGAGTGCCACGCCAAAGGCCAGCCGATCCTGCTCGGTACGGCCTCGATCGAGAAATCGGAAGTCCTCGACAATCTGCTGACCGCAGCGAAGATCCCCCACAAGGTTCTGAATGCGCGCCACCACGAGCAGGAAGCCATGATCGTGGCCAATGCCGGCGTTCCTGGCGCTGTGACGGTCGCCACCAACATGGCCGGCCGCGGCACCGACATCCAGCTCGGCGGCAATTACGAGATGCGCCTGGAGCAGGAGAAGGAAAAGAAAGAGGCCGAACTTGGCCGCGATCTGACCGAGGGCGAAACCTCCCTGCTCGCCTCCCAGATCAAGGCCGACATCGAGGTCAAGAAAAAGCGCGCGCTCGATGCCGGCGGCCTTTATGTTCTCGGTACGGAGCGCCACGAAAGCCGCCGCATCGACAACCAGCTGCGCGGCCGGACGGGCCGTCAGGGCGACCCCGGAAAATCGAAATTCTACATCTCCATCGAAGATGACCTGATGCGCATCTTCGCAGCTGAGCGCATGGACGCCGTGATGCGCCGCCTCGGCATCAAGGAAGACGAGGGCATCACCCATCCCTGGATGAACAAGGCGATGGAAACCTCGCAGCGCAAGATCGAACAGCGCAATTTCGAGATCCGCAAGAACGTCCTCAAATATGACGACGTGATCAATGACCAGCGCAAGGCCATCTTCGAACAGCGCATGGAATTCATGCGGGCCGATGATGTCTCCGACGTGATCCTCGAAATGCGCGAACATGTGATCGACGCACTCGTGACCCGCACCATGCCGGAAAAAGCGTATGCGGAGCAGTGGGACGTTCAGGGCCTGCGCGAAGCCATGCGCAATGAATTCGCGATTGATCTGCCGATCGATGAATGGGCCGCCGAGGAAGGTGTCGCCAACAAGGAACTGGCCCAGCGCATCCGGGATGCGGTGGACAAGGTCTATGAAGCGATCACCGATGCCGTCGGCGCGGAGCAGATGCACCGGATCGAGAAGCAGATCCTGCTTCAGGTTCTCGACATGCGCTGGCGCGAACACCTGCAGATGATCGACCAGTTGCGGTCGGTGATCCACCTGCGTTCCTACGGCCAGCGCGACCCGCTGAACGAGTTCAAGTCCGAAGCCTTCAACCTGTTCCACAATCTGCTGGAAGAACTGCGCGCAACGGTGACCCGTTCGCTGATGCACATCCGTGTACAACAGCAGGCGCCGCCGGAACAGGCACAGCAGCGCCCTGCCCCGGCCCAGATGCCGCAAAGACCTGCGCCAGCACAGATGCCGGTCCCGCAGCCACCAAAGGCACCAGCGCACGAAACGCACCTCGACCCCGATACCGGTATCAACGAGATGGACCCGGACGACAAATCCCAACCGCCCGGCCCGGAACTGCAGCAAGCCGAAGACGACTGGTCGAACACGCCGCGTAACTCGCCCTGCCCGTGCGGCTCCGGCAAGAAATACAAACACTGCCACGGCGCCCTCAGCACCCAGCGGGTGTAA
- a CDS encoding peptidylprolyl isomerase: MTVLNLKALRVSPRILFAGLAILTAAACSPPPEEEVPVRVEGATAATVNGEKIYVSDVELEAVARGLVPAGTKVKRGDPEYDTVLNQLIEQKLMSQEAIRRGLDKDPAGRRRLEMAEERILGNLLVENLVAEDVTEDQIEAMYQKQVALQQDDDEVRIAHILVATKEEAQALFDRIQAGESFESLVSANSLDTATRMEQGDLGYISPNDEPAPFPLVIANTGEGEVAPPFESADGWHILKVKDRRSRAPKTREEMRPDIVTFLTLEQVAKIVRRLKAEAQIQQGEPGLDGDSATPYRLPDTETGSEDSPAPEGTEL, encoded by the coding sequence ATGACTGTGTTGAATCTGAAGGCTTTGCGGGTCAGCCCGCGTATCCTGTTTGCCGGACTTGCGATCCTGACGGCGGCTGCCTGCAGCCCGCCACCGGAGGAGGAAGTTCCTGTGCGCGTTGAAGGCGCAACAGCGGCGACGGTCAATGGCGAGAAAATCTATGTCAGCGATGTCGAGCTGGAAGCGGTGGCCCGGGGGCTCGTTCCGGCCGGGACGAAGGTCAAACGGGGCGATCCGGAATATGACACCGTCCTCAACCAGCTGATCGAGCAGAAGCTGATGTCCCAGGAGGCGATTCGGCGCGGACTCGACAAGGATCCGGCCGGCCGGCGGCGTCTCGAGATGGCCGAGGAGCGCATTCTCGGGAACCTGCTGGTCGAAAACCTCGTCGCTGAGGATGTGACCGAGGATCAGATCGAGGCGATGTACCAGAAACAGGTCGCCCTGCAGCAGGATGATGACGAGGTCCGCATCGCGCACATCCTGGTCGCCACGAAGGAAGAGGCGCAGGCCCTGTTCGACCGGATCCAGGCTGGCGAAAGCTTTGAGAGCCTGGTCAGTGCCAACTCTCTCGATACGGCCACGCGCATGGAGCAGGGGGACCTTGGCTATATTTCCCCGAATGATGAACCGGCGCCTTTCCCTCTGGTGATCGCGAATACGGGGGAGGGTGAGGTCGCACCACCTTTTGAATCGGCCGATGGCTGGCACATCCTGAAAGTGAAGGACCGGCGGTCGCGTGCCCCGAAAACGCGGGAAGAAATGCGGCCGGACATCGTCACCTTCCTGACGCTTGAACAGGTCGCGAAGATCGTGCGGCGTCTCAAGGCAGAGGCGCAGATCCAGCAGGGTGAACCGGGGCTCGACGGTGACAGCGCAACGCCTTACAGGCTTCCCGACACCGAAACCGGATCCGAAGACAGCCCGGCCCCTGAAGGAACAGAACTTTGA
- the argJ gene encoding bifunctional glutamate N-acetyltransferase/amino-acid acetyltransferase ArgJ: MNLTPSPFATPFPKLPEVKGVRAATGSRGFYAKRGETRDDVFLFAFDEGTTCAGVYTISRTASADVLWCRQALQTGGGKARALVANSGNSNAFTGPKGQEKNEATLKAMTETLGVAKEHCYLAATGVIGEPLPDPNYVGAFVPDLAGKLGTPDWEAATRAFMTTDTFAKGAGMSMDIDGHDVNFAGIVKGSGMIAPNMATMLAYVFTDVAIAHDVLQELLEEITNETFNSITVDGDTSTSDTLMVFATGQSGMDPITSKDDPRLDSVAMALHSVCLELAQLVVKDGEGAQKFVTIQVDGAASPMSAKIIACEIANSPLIKTAMAAGDANWGRIVMAVGKSLEPIDATKLAIWFDDVQVAVNGARKPDYSEEAASAVFAQPEFTIRVDVGAGEHSATVWTCDLTHGYVDINGAYRT; the protein is encoded by the coding sequence TTGAATCTCACCCCATCGCCATTTGCGACGCCTTTTCCGAAACTACCCGAGGTGAAAGGCGTGCGCGCTGCCACGGGCTCACGCGGCTTTTATGCAAAGCGCGGTGAGACGCGTGACGATGTTTTCCTGTTCGCCTTCGACGAGGGCACGACCTGCGCCGGGGTTTATACGATTTCGCGGACCGCTTCGGCCGATGTCCTCTGGTGCCGGCAAGCGCTGCAGACCGGGGGCGGGAAGGCCCGCGCGCTGGTCGCCAATTCCGGCAACTCGAACGCCTTCACCGGGCCGAAGGGCCAGGAGAAGAATGAGGCCACGTTGAAGGCCATGACCGAAACGCTGGGTGTCGCGAAGGAGCATTGCTACCTGGCCGCCACCGGCGTTATCGGCGAGCCGCTGCCGGATCCGAATTATGTCGGTGCGTTCGTTCCCGATCTTGCCGGAAAGCTCGGCACGCCGGACTGGGAAGCGGCGACCCGCGCCTTCATGACGACGGACACGTTTGCCAAGGGCGCCGGCATGTCGATGGACATTGACGGGCACGACGTGAACTTCGCCGGTATCGTGAAGGGCTCCGGCATGATCGCGCCGAATATGGCGACCATGCTGGCCTATGTCTTCACCGACGTGGCGATCGCGCATGACGTGCTGCAGGAACTGCTGGAAGAGATCACAAACGAGACCTTCAATTCGATCACCGTGGACGGCGACACATCCACCTCCGACACATTGATGGTGTTTGCGACCGGCCAGTCCGGCATGGATCCGATCACCTCGAAAGACGACCCGCGCCTCGATTCTGTGGCGATGGCGCTGCACTCTGTCTGTCTGGAACTTGCCCAGCTTGTCGTGAAGGACGGGGAAGGGGCGCAGAAATTCGTCACCATCCAGGTCGATGGGGCGGCCTCGCCGATGTCTGCGAAGATCATCGCCTGCGAGATCGCCAATTCGCCTCTCATCAAGACCGCCATGGCGGCCGGAGACGCGAACTGGGGCCGGATCGTCATGGCGGTCGGCAAGTCGCTGGAGCCGATCGACGCTACCAAACTCGCCATCTGGTTCGATGACGTTCAGGTTGCGGTGAATGGCGCGCGCAAGCCGGATTACAGCGAGGAGGCGGCGAGCGCCGTTTTCGCCCAGCCGGAATTCACGATCCGCGTGGATGTTGGCGCGGGTGAGCATTCGGCCACCGTCTGGACGTGCGATCTCACGCATGGCTATGTCGACATCAATGGCGCCTACCGGACATGA
- the mutT gene encoding 8-oxo-dGTP diphosphatase MutT — protein sequence MSHRLVLVVAAALYNDKGEILLAQRPEGKQLAGLWEFPGGKVEPGETPEAALVRELQEELSITVKESELQPITFASFTYPDFHLLMPLYKCQAWSGEVHPSEGQAIAWVPPANLSDFPAPPADIPLFEVLSGET from the coding sequence ATGAGTCATCGTCTCGTCCTGGTCGTTGCGGCCGCACTCTATAACGACAAAGGCGAAATCCTGTTGGCGCAGCGCCCGGAGGGCAAGCAGCTTGCGGGCCTGTGGGAGTTTCCGGGCGGCAAGGTCGAGCCCGGCGAAACGCCGGAGGCTGCACTCGTGCGGGAGCTTCAGGAAGAGCTCTCGATTACGGTTAAGGAATCGGAACTCCAGCCCATAACTTTTGCGAGTTTCACTTACCCCGACTTTCATCTTCTCATGCCACTCTACAAATGTCAGGCGTGGTCAGGCGAAGTGCATCCAAGCGAAGGCCAGGCCATCGCATGGGTTCCTCCGGCAAATCTGTCTGATTTCCCGGCCCCTCCGGCGGATATTCCGTTGTTCGAGGTTCTGTCGGGGGAGACATAA
- a CDS encoding Flp family type IVb pilin translates to MKDARNLFTHFLGSEDGATAVEYALIAGIICLAIVGGVTAVGTSTGSSLNKAADGFGM, encoded by the coding sequence ATGAAAGACGCACGGAACCTGTTTACCCATTTCCTCGGCAGTGAGGATGGCGCCACGGCCGTTGAATATGCCCTGATTGCAGGCATCATCTGCCTTGCCATTGTTGGCGGCGTGACGGCGGTTGGGACATCCACCGGCAGCTCGCTCAACAAGGCTGCCGACGGCTTCGGTATGTGA